The uncultured Ilyobacter sp. nucleotide sequence AAATTTACAAGAAAAGTTGGAAAAAATAAAATTACTTTCATCAAAAAGAAAAAATGAGTTTTTGAAGGTATTTATGAGAGAGGAAGACGATGTTGAAACTGATGCAGACTTAGATATATACGGGTCATTTGCCACCCCACGGGACAGAAGAGAGATGGAATCCTTTCACAGAGAGAATTATGAGTATGTACCTAAATTTAAGGATAAAAAATACAGAGAATTATATTTTAGATTTATAGGAAGGAATATGCCTGAGATTTTTACAGTTGATGAGATGTCAAAATGGAAAGAGCACTGTTATCAATGTATAAGCGAAGAGCGTGAAGGATTTCAAAATATGGCCTCTCTAAAAAATGAAATATCAAAATTGGAAAAGAAGTATAGGGGGGAAAGAGAAAAGCTCGGAATTCTAAAAGAGATAAAAGAATATGCTGAAAATCTGGAAAAAAAATTGAAAACAGAATCTATAAAGCCCGGTGAGCAACTGAAAATGTTCTGATTATTTGAAGTTTTTAATTTTGAAAATATGGTTGAAATAAAAAAAGTTGCATTAATTTGTTTTTTTTGATAGAATAATTCCAGTAAAAATTTTAAGAGGGGGAAGAAAATGTTGTTTAGGATATCTTCTATAAGAAGAAAAAAAATGATACATTTTATGTTTTCTAAATCTTTTCATTCTATTTTTAAAGTTTTTTCAACCTATAATATTAATCATAATAATACTTCAATTTTAAATTTAAATAAAATGAATTTCACAGGAATAGTGACTATAAGATAATTCTTATAGTTTCTATTCTTTTTTTTTATAAAAATACGGGGGGCTGTCATGAAAAATATAATTTCACTGAGAGATTTAAAAAAAGAAGATATACTGGGAATTTTGGAAGTTGCTGAAAAACTGGAAAGAAATCCAAAACCTGAACTTTTGAAGGACAAAATTGTATCGACACTTTTCTTTGAGCCTTCTACGAGAACCAGGCTTTCATTCTGTTCGGCGGCACAAAGATTAGGAGCAAGAGTTCTTGGATTTGATTCACCAGATGCAACATCACTAAAAAAAGGTGAATCTCTAAAAGATACTGTGAGAATGGCAGAAGCTTATTCTGATGTAATAGTGATGAGACATTATCTAGACGGAGCAGCGAGGCTAGCTGCAGAAGCTACAAAGAGACCGGTTATAAACGCTGGAGACGGATCGAATCAGCATCCAAGTCAGACCTTGCTTGACCTCTATACCATAAAAAAAGAGATGGGCAAGTTAGACAATCTGAAAGTAGCTCTTGTGGGAGATTTGAAATACGGCAGAACCGTCCACTCCCTCACAAAGGCGCTATCACATTTTAATGCAGAACTGTACTTTATAGCACCAGATTCTCTGCAGATGCCTGAATACATACTAGAAGATTTAGATAAAGCTGGAATAAAATATCACATACTCGAAGATTTCAGAGAGGTTTTAAAGGAGATTGACGTCTTTTATATGACTAGGATACAGGGTGAGAGATTCCCAGATGAAGAGGAATATCAGAAGGTAAAGGGAGTCTACGTTATAAACAGAGAGAATATTTTGGGTAAGTGCAAAGAAAACATGATAATAATGCACCCTCTTCCCAGAGTAGACGAGATATCTATAGACCTCGATGATACAAAGCACGCCCTTTATTTCAGGCAGGCTTCAAATGGTGTACCAGTTAGAATGGCAATGTTAGCAATTGTCTTAGGAAGAGATAGTCAAATATAAGGAGGGATTTTGAGGATGGAACTTCAGATAAATGCAATCGAAAATGGAACGGTAATAGATCACATAGACTCAGAGAAAACTCTTGAAATAATGAATCTTTTGGAACTAAATAAGGAAGAAGGTACTATAATGGTAGCTTTTAACCTAGAAAGTAAAAAACAGGGAAAAAAAGGGATAATCAAAATAGACGGAAGAATACTAAAGGACGAGGAGATGGAGAAAATATCCATCTTGGCTCCAAGGGCATCAATAAATATAATAAAGGATTTTAAGGTAGTGGAAAAGAAGATGGTGGAACTGCCAGGGACCATCAACGATGTCATAAAATGTCAGAATCTAAAGTGTGTCACAAATTTTGAAAAAGTACCTACAAAATTTTACAGAGAGGGAAAAAAATACAGATGTGCTTATTGTGAGACCAGCGTAAAGAAAAATAATATAATTTTGAAATAATAGAGGAGGCAGCATGTTTTTAGAAAATGGGGTAATCATAGAAAATAAAAATATGGGAGATAATTACTATCTCATGAAAGTAAAGGCGGTAAAATCAGCTGCTGCAGCCAAAGCGGGACAGTTTTACATGATAAAATGCCACAACGGGATTAGAATATTGGGAAGACCTATAAGCATTCATCATGCGGATCCTGAAAACCACATGTTAGAGTTTTATTATGAAGTAATAGGTGAAGGGACAAAAGAATTTACCAATTATAAAATCGGCGAAGAAATAAGACTGCAGGGACCTCTAGGTACAGGTTTTGACACAGAGATAAAAGGAAAGAAGATTCTCGTAGTAGGAGGGGGAATGGGTATGGCTCCTCTGAAATATCTGGTGGAATCAGTAAAAAATAAAAATACTGTAACCATAATCGCAGCAGGAAGAGACGTAGGTGCAGTGAGAATAGCAGACAATTACCACTTCCCAAAAGAGGATATATTCTTTGCAACTGATGACGGCACTGTGGGAATGAAGGGAAATGCAGTAGATGCAATGAAAAAACTTCTTTCAGAAGAAAAATATGATATTGTGTATACATGTGGTCCTCATAAGATGATGGAGGCAGTGGCCAAGGTAGCGGCAGAGCACAATATGAGATGTCAGATCTCCCTAGAGGAAAAAATGGCCTGTGGGGTGAAGGCCTGTGTGGGTTGTTCTATAAAAACTAGAGATGGAATGAAAAGGGTATGCGCAGACGGACCTGTATTTGAGGCGGAGGTAATTGTGGATGTAAATCCTAAAGAAAATCCAGGATGCAGCTGCGGAAAATAATTTTGAGGGGTGAATAATTTTGAATAGATTGAAAACTAATTTTGTAGGTTTGGATTTGAAAAATCCCATAATGACAGCATCAGGATGCTTTGGGTTTGGGCTTGAGTATAAAGATTATTTTGATCCTAATGAGCTGGGAGCAGTAGTTGTAAAAGGTCTTACTCTAGAGCCTAGAGATGGAAACTCTGGCACGAGGATAGCTGAAACTCCAGGAGGAATGTTAAACTCGGTGGGACTTGAAAACCCAGGGATAGACTACTTTGAAAATGTTATAACAAAAGAGATAGATGGGAAGATAACTAGTCCTATCATAACGAATATAAACGGAAGAACCATAGAGGAATATGTGGAGATAGCAAAGAGAGTTGAGAGTATAGAGGCTGTGAAGGCAATAGAGCTAAATATCTCGTGTCCCAATGTAAAAGACGGAGGCATGGCCTTTGGTGCCAGACCGGAAGTTGCCGGAGCGGTGACTAAGGCAGTAAAAGAGGTGACTTCTAAACCCGTCATAGTAAAGCTTTCTCCAAATGTAACAGACATAGTTGCAATTGCCAAGATTGTAGAGGAAAACGGGGCAGATGCAGTAGCTCTTATCAACACACTCCTGGGGATGTCTATCGATATAAAGAAAAAGAAGCCTGTTTTAGGGAATATATTCGGAGGACTTTCAGGTCCTGCGGTAAAGCCTGTGGCCCTTAGAATGATTTATCAGGTTTCTCAGGCAGTTAAAATCCCTGTACTGGGTATGGGAGGCATAAGCAATGTACAAGATGCCATAGAATTTCTTATGGCAGGAGCCTCTGCAATATCCCTAGGGACAGGAATATTTATGGATCCAATTCTTCCTGTGGAGATAAAAGAGGGCCTTGAAAAATACTGCCTTGAAAATAATCTTGATAATATATCTAAAATTGTAGGAGCGGCACACCCGAATAAATAATCTAAGTAAGAGAAATAATGAATAAGTTAGGGGGAATAAAATGAATGCTAAAGACAGACTTATAGTGGCACTAGACTTTCCAACAATAGAGGAGGCAAAGGGCCTCGTAGAAATCTTAGGAGACTCTGTCTCTGTATATAAGGTAGGACTTGAGATGTTTCTAAACTCTAAGGGAGAAGCTGTGGATTATCTTAGCTCTCTTGGGAAAAAAGTATTCTTAGATCTTAAGTTTCACGACATACCAAATACAACTATGATGGCGTCTGTCTTTGCAGCAAAACAGAATGTCTTTATGTTTAATGTTCATGCTGCAGGTGGAAGAAAGATGATGAAGAGTGTTTCTGAAGAGGTGAAGAAGATAAATCCAGATGCTCTTGCTATCGCTGTAACTGTCCTCACAAGTTTCTCTGACGATGAGATAAAAGAACTTTATAAAACTGAGCAGTCAATAAAAGAACTTGCAATGCACTGGGCAAAGGTAACCAAAGAAAGCGGGATGGACGGAGTTGTCTGCTCTCCTTGGGAAGCATCGGCTATAAAAGAAGAGTGCGGAAAAGACTTCAAAACAATCTGTCCAGGGGTAAGACCTAAATGGGCAGCGGCAAATGACCAGCAGAGGATAATGACTCCTAAAAATGCCATATTAAATGGATGTGACTTTCTGGTGGTAGGAAGGCCTATAACCAAGGCTGACGATCCTGTAAAGGCGGCAGGGCTTGTCTTAGAGGAGATAAAAGAAGGACTGGCTGAGGTATGCTGATAAAAAATGCCAGGCTGGTACTGGAAAAGGGAGAAGAGGCTCTGAGAGATATATTGGTGTCAGATGGGAAAATTGCAGAGATATCTCCGGAGATAGGTATAGAGGATGCAATAAATAAAATATTTAAAGAAAACAGTCACCTTGTAAAGATGGATTACCTTGACCTCGAGGGGAGATACCTCATCCCCGGAGTAGTAGATCCTCATGTTCATATGAGAGATCCAGGATTGACTCACAAAGAGGGTGCAACAACTGGATCTATGGCATGTGCTAAAGGCGGGGTTACGACCTTTATAGATATGCCTAATACAATTCCAGCAACTATTACAGAGGAAGCCCTTGATGACAAAAGAGGGATATTTAAAAATAAGACTTATGTGGATTATGGTTTTCACTTTGGTGCCGCTGGTGATAATAACAGCCAGGAAATAAAAAGTGTAAAAAATATAGCTTCAACAAAGGTATTTCTTAATATATCAACAGGTAAGATGATGTTGGAAAATGATGAAATTTTAAATGACATCTTTTCTACGTCTAAAATCGTAAGTGTACATGCTGAGGAAGATATGGTAAAGAAGGCCATATCTCTTTCTAGAAAAAACAAGAATGAACTGTACCTTTGTCATCTCTCTCTCGCAGAGGAAGTGGAAGAACTAAAAAAGGCAAAGGCTGAGGGAATGAAGGTCTATGGAGAGGTAACTCCACATCATCTTTTTCTGAATACAACTCACAGAGATCAAAACGAAGAGAGTAAAAAACTGCTCGTAATGAAACCTGAGCTAAAAAGCAGTGATGACAATGAGTGTCTGTGGAAAGCTCTGAACAATGGAATAATAGATACAGTGGGAACTGATCATGCTCCTCACCTTTTATCTGAAAAAATGGAAAAGACTACCTTCGGGATTCCAGGAGTAGAACATTCTTTGGAAATGATGCTAAGAGGTCTAAAGGAAGGGAAAATTAGCATGAAAAGGCTTATAGAGGTTATGAGTGAAAATCCTGCCAAAATCTTTAATATAAAAAACAAGGGGAAAATAGAAGTTGGATATGACGCTGATTTTGTAGAGTTAGATATGGAGAAAGAGAGAATCATTGAAAGAAAAGAAGTAGTATCTAAATGTGGATGGAGCCCTTATGAAGGACTGAAAACAGGAGGAACTGTGCTGACAACTATCGTCAGAGGCGAGATAGTATATAAAAATGGAAACTTTAAAAATAAAATCGGAAGGGAAGTGGAATTTAATGGATAGAGCAAAACAAGTAGCAAAAGTACTTTTAGATACAGAGGCAGTGAGGTTAAATGTAAAGGAACCTTTTACATATGTATCTGGAATCAAGAGCCCTATTTACTGCGACAACAGGAAGGTGATTGGTTATCCAGAAGGGAGAAAGATAGTTGTAGAAGGTTTTGTAGAACTTCTCAAAAATAAAGACTACGATGTAGTTGCAGGTACTGCAACAGCAGGAATACCTTGGGCAGCATTTATAGCCGAAAAACTTGATAAACCTATGTCCTATATAAGGTCTAAGAAAAAAGAGCACGGAGCAGGGAAGCAGATTGAAGGGGCAGACCTAGAAGGAAAGAGAGTAATAGTAATAGAAGACCTTATCTCTACAGGCGGAAGTTCTATAAAGGCTGTAGAGGCAGCTAGAGAAGCTGGGGCAGCCCATGTGGAAGTCTTGGCAATATTTTC carries:
- the pyrE gene encoding orotate phosphoribosyltransferase; this translates as MDRAKQVAKVLLDTEAVRLNVKEPFTYVSGIKSPIYCDNRKVIGYPEGRKIVVEGFVELLKNKDYDVVAGTATAGIPWAAFIAEKLDKPMSYIRSKKKEHGAGKQIEGADLEGKRVIVIEDLISTGGSSIKAVEAAREAGAAHVEVLAIFSYEFEKAAKSFEEAKCECQTISSFSTLIDLAENDNYLNSEEAEIAMKWNKNPNQWGR
- the pyrI gene encoding aspartate carbamoyltransferase regulatory subunit, whose protein sequence is MELQINAIENGTVIDHIDSEKTLEIMNLLELNKEEGTIMVAFNLESKKQGKKGIIKIDGRILKDEEMEKISILAPRASINIIKDFKVVEKKMVELPGTINDVIKCQNLKCVTNFEKVPTKFYREGKKYRCAYCETSVKKNNIILK
- a CDS encoding dihydroorotate dehydrogenase, with the protein product MNRLKTNFVGLDLKNPIMTASGCFGFGLEYKDYFDPNELGAVVVKGLTLEPRDGNSGTRIAETPGGMLNSVGLENPGIDYFENVITKEIDGKITSPIITNINGRTIEEYVEIAKRVESIEAVKAIELNISCPNVKDGGMAFGARPEVAGAVTKAVKEVTSKPVIVKLSPNVTDIVAIAKIVEENGADAVALINTLLGMSIDIKKKKPVLGNIFGGLSGPAVKPVALRMIYQVSQAVKIPVLGMGGISNVQDAIEFLMAGASAISLGTGIFMDPILPVEIKEGLEKYCLENNLDNISKIVGAAHPNK
- the pyrF gene encoding orotidine-5'-phosphate decarboxylase translates to MNAKDRLIVALDFPTIEEAKGLVEILGDSVSVYKVGLEMFLNSKGEAVDYLSSLGKKVFLDLKFHDIPNTTMMASVFAAKQNVFMFNVHAAGGRKMMKSVSEEVKKINPDALAIAVTVLTSFSDDEIKELYKTEQSIKELAMHWAKVTKESGMDGVVCSPWEASAIKEECGKDFKTICPGVRPKWAAANDQQRIMTPKNAILNGCDFLVVGRPITKADDPVKAAGLVLEEIKEGLAEVC
- a CDS encoding dihydroorotate dehydrogenase electron transfer subunit, whose translation is MFLENGVIIENKNMGDNYYLMKVKAVKSAAAAKAGQFYMIKCHNGIRILGRPISIHHADPENHMLEFYYEVIGEGTKEFTNYKIGEEIRLQGPLGTGFDTEIKGKKILVVGGGMGMAPLKYLVESVKNKNTVTIIAAGRDVGAVRIADNYHFPKEDIFFATDDGTVGMKGNAVDAMKKLLSEEKYDIVYTCGPHKMMEAVAKVAAEHNMRCQISLEEKMACGVKACVGCSIKTRDGMKRVCADGPVFEAEVIVDVNPKENPGCSCGK
- the pyrB gene encoding aspartate carbamoyltransferase; its protein translation is MKNIISLRDLKKEDILGILEVAEKLERNPKPELLKDKIVSTLFFEPSTRTRLSFCSAAQRLGARVLGFDSPDATSLKKGESLKDTVRMAEAYSDVIVMRHYLDGAARLAAEATKRPVINAGDGSNQHPSQTLLDLYTIKKEMGKLDNLKVALVGDLKYGRTVHSLTKALSHFNAELYFIAPDSLQMPEYILEDLDKAGIKYHILEDFREVLKEIDVFYMTRIQGERFPDEEEYQKVKGVYVINRENILGKCKENMIIMHPLPRVDEISIDLDDTKHALYFRQASNGVPVRMAMLAIVLGRDSQI
- a CDS encoding dihydroorotase family protein; its protein translation is MLIKNARLVLEKGEEALRDILVSDGKIAEISPEIGIEDAINKIFKENSHLVKMDYLDLEGRYLIPGVVDPHVHMRDPGLTHKEGATTGSMACAKGGVTTFIDMPNTIPATITEEALDDKRGIFKNKTYVDYGFHFGAAGDNNSQEIKSVKNIASTKVFLNISTGKMMLENDEILNDIFSTSKIVSVHAEEDMVKKAISLSRKNKNELYLCHLSLAEEVEELKKAKAEGMKVYGEVTPHHLFLNTTHRDQNEESKKLLVMKPELKSSDDNECLWKALNNGIIDTVGTDHAPHLLSEKMEKTTFGIPGVEHSLEMMLRGLKEGKISMKRLIEVMSENPAKIFNIKNKGKIEVGYDADFVELDMEKERIIERKEVVSKCGWSPYEGLKTGGTVLTTIVRGEIVYKNGNFKNKIGREVEFNG